A single genomic interval of uncultured Desulfobacter sp. harbors:
- a CDS encoding SPFH domain-containing protein translates to MGTDNLIFLEILEWFDETGQELVHRLPEKGSGEIKFGAQLIVRESQAAVFFYKGKAVGAFGPGRHTLKTANIPILTKIASLPWAMESPLKAEVFFANLKTFTNLKWGTRDPVAFKDKDLGLVRLRAFGVFNLKIVQPVLFINTLAGTQGIYTSADISDYLNQVVVSRFNDYIGEKVSSIFDLPEQYDELGKGLAQRLRKDFSAFGLNLTHLYINAITPPPEVQQAIDDKSRLGLFDDMNRLMQMKTAMAMEKIADNPQGIASDGAQAGLGLGLGMMLPGIFSQQMHSPPGQPADQTVQTTACPECQSQIPLNAKFCSQCGHQQVIFAQCRYCGKNITPGTKFCPRCGKQVVEKTKEKICGNCGAKNLPDSIFCNQCGEKY, encoded by the coding sequence ATGGGAACCGACAACCTGATTTTTCTTGAAATACTGGAGTGGTTTGACGAAACCGGACAGGAACTGGTTCACCGTCTGCCTGAAAAAGGCTCCGGTGAAATCAAATTCGGGGCCCAGCTCATTGTCCGGGAAAGCCAGGCCGCAGTCTTCTTTTACAAAGGAAAGGCCGTTGGTGCCTTTGGCCCCGGACGGCACACTTTAAAAACCGCAAACATCCCCATTCTGACAAAAATCGCAAGCCTTCCCTGGGCCATGGAAAGCCCGCTGAAAGCCGAAGTTTTTTTTGCCAATTTAAAGACCTTCACCAACCTGAAATGGGGGACCCGGGACCCGGTGGCATTCAAGGACAAAGATCTTGGCCTGGTAAGACTCAGGGCCTTTGGTGTGTTTAACCTAAAAATAGTCCAGCCGGTCCTGTTCATCAACACCCTGGCCGGTACCCAGGGCATTTACACAAGTGCCGATATCAGCGATTACCTCAACCAAGTGGTGGTATCCAGGTTCAACGACTATATTGGAGAAAAAGTATCCTCCATTTTTGATTTACCGGAACAATACGATGAATTGGGAAAAGGACTGGCCCAAAGGCTGCGTAAGGATTTCAGTGCATTCGGACTGAATCTAACCCATCTTTACATCAATGCCATCACCCCGCCCCCCGAGGTTCAGCAGGCCATTGATGACAAAAGCCGGTTAGGCCTGTTTGACGACATGAATAGATTGATGCAGATGAAAACCGCCATGGCCATGGAGAAGATTGCGGATAACCCCCAGGGCATTGCTTCAGACGGCGCCCAGGCCGGTTTAGGGTTAGGGCTTGGCATGATGCTGCCCGGCATATTTTCCCAACAGATGCATTCCCCGCCAGGACAGCCGGCAGACCAGACCGTGCAGACCACAGCCTGCCCGGAATGCCAAAGTCAGATTCCCCTGAACGCAAAATTCTGTTCCCAGTGCGGTCACCAGCAGGTGATTTTTGCCCAGTGCCGGTATTGCGGCAAAAACATCACACCCGGCACAAAATTCTGCCCCAGATGCGGAAAACAGGTCGTGGAAAAAACAAAAGAAAAAATCTGCGGCAATTGCGGGGCAAAGAATCTGCCTGATTCAATTTTCTGCAACCAGTGCGGAGAGAAATATTAG
- a CDS encoding FeoA domain-containing protein: MGVKEEFKNMPDRHEQEKEQFRRLFGWRGLDRFEERFQILESFLKLDGHVSLVQIADQVRQDGLRVDNEFLLQCMEQLCRLGFASQVVFDRDGTILYEHRQLGVHHDHMICTKCGTIIEFKDDDLEDLQEKMAAKYGFFMLQHKMEIYGLCNQCMAQRDNLIPLSRARIGEKVEIVNVAAGRKMQMRFASMGLRTGIFVEIISSAIGGQIVIASDCNRLILCAGMASKIWVRPEKRPEGISNEGAGGESLPFFNESLPITRMAPGKQGSIARVNGGHFSRRRLGKMGFHQGVIVRVINSSPSSDAIEVMVRGHRFFLSEKDASKIFVENITP, translated from the coding sequence ATGGGTGTTAAAGAGGAGTTTAAAAATATGCCGGACAGGCATGAGCAGGAAAAAGAGCAGTTCCGTCGCCTTTTTGGCTGGCGGGGGCTTGATCGCTTTGAGGAGCGGTTTCAGATACTGGAATCTTTTTTAAAATTGGATGGCCATGTAAGTCTTGTCCAGATTGCCGATCAGGTCAGGCAGGATGGCCTGCGTGTGGATAATGAATTTCTGCTGCAGTGCATGGAACAATTGTGCCGGTTGGGATTTGCCAGCCAGGTCGTGTTTGACCGGGATGGAACCATTCTATATGAACACCGTCAGCTTGGGGTGCATCATGATCATATGATTTGTACCAAATGCGGAACCATTATTGAGTTTAAAGATGATGATTTAGAAGATCTTCAGGAAAAGATGGCTGCCAAATATGGTTTTTTTATGCTCCAGCATAAAATGGAGATTTATGGCCTTTGTAATCAGTGCATGGCGCAAAGGGACAATCTGATTCCTTTATCCAGGGCCAGAATCGGAGAAAAGGTTGAGATCGTCAATGTGGCTGCCGGCCGGAAGATGCAAATGCGGTTTGCTTCCATGGGGCTTCGGACGGGTATTTTTGTTGAAATTATTTCCAGTGCCATTGGTGGTCAGATTGTCATTGCATCAGATTGCAACCGGTTGATTCTGTGTGCAGGGATGGCTTCCAAAATTTGGGTTCGCCCTGAGAAAAGACCCGAGGGGATATCCAATGAGGGGGCAGGGGGCGAAAGTCTGCCTTTTTTCAATGAGTCTCTTCCAATTACCCGAATGGCACCGGGGAAACAGGGCAGTATTGCCCGTGTGAACGGTGGACACTTTTCACGGCGGCGGCTGGGAAAGATGGGGTTTCACCAGGGCGTTATTGTCCGGGTAATCAATAGCAGCCCGTCATCAGACGCCATTGAGGTCATGGTGCGGGGGCATCGGTTTTTTCTGTCGGAAAAGGATGCGTCAAAAATTTTTGTGGAGAACATCACGCCGTAA
- a CDS encoding SH3 domain-containing protein, translating into MYRVKKTTIFIISVCSLFIFLCVGIAVASERLSVRSSIANLRNGSGTKYKVLWQVEKYHPFLVINKKKDWYEVKDFEGDTAWIHKSLLGKTNTVISIKSKCNVRSKPDKSSDIILRVERGVPFKVIKRKGDWINIEHADGEVGWIFKKLVW; encoded by the coding sequence ATGTATCGTGTAAAAAAGACGACTATTTTTATCATTTCAGTTTGTTCTCTTTTTATTTTTTTATGTGTCGGCATTGCGGTGGCTTCGGAACGGCTATCGGTAAGATCTTCTATTGCCAATTTGAGAAACGGTTCGGGAACCAAATATAAAGTGCTGTGGCAGGTCGAGAAATATCATCCTTTTCTTGTGATCAATAAAAAAAAAGACTGGTACGAGGTAAAGGATTTTGAAGGGGATACGGCCTGGATTCATAAGAGCCTGCTGGGAAAAACAAATACGGTGATTTCAATAAAATCAAAATGCAATGTCCGCTCAAAACCGGATAAATCAAGCGACATTATACTCAGAGTGGAGAGAGGGGTCCCTTTCAAAGTGATCAAGCGGAAAGGGGACTGGATTAACATTGAGCATGCCGACGGCGAAGTGGGCTGGATTTTTAAAAAATTGGTGTGGTAA
- a CDS encoding tetratricopeptide repeat protein produces the protein MANQGVSNERKKELTQMDPFQESLSKSVKWASAHKKQLMILAGALVGVVVVFSAIMFSFKQSEIKASELAAKTYEKYEKQYSQDRDARKGYDAVKDDFQSLFDEYPNTSAGRMALINFGKICFDAKEYDQALDLYSRALSAVGDKAGVKNFLLCAMGTICELNGDMEQAKSYYLRVEKGASDLLKDDARFALALIYEKLNDTAAGRQMYEKIAESRGNSMYKAIAQARIK, from the coding sequence ATGGCAAATCAAGGCGTATCGAATGAGCGGAAGAAAGAGCTGACACAGATGGATCCGTTCCAGGAAAGTCTCTCCAAATCCGTTAAATGGGCCTCTGCCCATAAAAAACAGTTGATGATCTTGGCCGGGGCCCTGGTTGGGGTGGTGGTTGTTTTTTCTGCGATTATGTTCAGTTTTAAACAGTCTGAGATCAAGGCGTCTGAACTGGCTGCCAAGACCTATGAAAAATATGAAAAACAATATTCCCAGGACCGGGATGCCAGGAAAGGATATGATGCGGTGAAGGATGATTTTCAATCGCTTTTTGATGAATATCCAAATACCAGTGCCGGGCGTATGGCACTGATCAATTTCGGGAAAATATGTTTTGATGCTAAGGAGTATGATCAGGCACTTGATCTGTATTCCCGGGCACTGTCAGCTGTGGGGGATAAGGCCGGCGTCAAGAACTTTTTGCTTTGCGCCATGGGAACTATCTGTGAATTGAACGGTGATATGGAACAGGCAAAATCTTATTATTTGCGTGTGGAAAAGGGCGCATCAGATCTTTTAAAGGATGATGCCCGGTTTGCCCTGGCGCTGATTTATGAAAAACTCAATGATACCGCTGCCGGTCGTCAGATGTATGAAAAAATTGCCGAAAGCCGGGGGAATTCCATGTATAAGGCCATAGCCCAGGCCCGGATTAAATAG
- a CDS encoding ATP-binding protein, whose amino-acid sequence MKKKQQKETGKSGTRPFVLVKAFTVSSLIVMLTATIIIAALNTLWVRKILLEKSKEYNRLLVENLNHQIFLRFVWPVVFKHGEIKLREPGQYQLLDTVVKSTLHSFHVEMVNIYATDNIIAYSLDKARIGKKNAGGVHYEKAMKKEVTSKLVQQGNWIELTFWFPKETKIITFAPLIQEVQLIREKDRMVIGAIEIIRDVSDDYQQVFKLQGLIVISCATIMGILFLVLRFVVKHGEKIIERRAEERLKLEEKLRQAEHLSAIGEMTAGVSHEIRNPLGIIKSSAQLMEKKMAKLDPSSSIPGIIVEESTRLDRIITDFLDFAKPKVADVRPCSLEDIIEKNIAFLSSSDEHKNIKIIREYQGDLPNMLGDPAMLYQAFLNIFLNAFQAMDQENGSITIATWHEPGFVHASFLDTGPGIDEDVLKKIWTPFFTTKEMGTGLGLGIIKNIIQAHQGEINITNAEPCGTRVEIRLPAAPQNIREL is encoded by the coding sequence GTGAAAAAAAAGCAACAGAAAGAAACCGGCAAGTCCGGCACCCGGCCTTTTGTTCTAGTCAAAGCATTTACGGTCTCAAGCCTGATTGTCATGCTTACGGCCACCATTATTATAGCAGCGTTGAATACCCTCTGGGTAAGAAAGATACTACTTGAGAAAAGTAAAGAATATAACCGGCTTTTAGTTGAAAACCTGAACCACCAGATATTTTTAAGATTTGTCTGGCCCGTGGTTTTCAAACATGGAGAGATAAAACTTCGGGAACCTGGTCAGTATCAGCTTCTTGACACGGTTGTCAAAAGCACCCTGCACAGTTTCCATGTGGAAATGGTCAACATATACGCAACGGACAATATTATTGCCTACAGCTTGGATAAAGCCCGGATCGGTAAAAAAAATGCCGGCGGGGTCCATTATGAAAAAGCCATGAAAAAGGAGGTAACCTCCAAGCTTGTTCAGCAGGGCAACTGGATTGAGCTGACATTCTGGTTTCCCAAAGAGACAAAAATTATCACCTTTGCCCCTTTAATTCAGGAAGTCCAACTTATCCGGGAAAAGGACAGGATGGTCATCGGCGCAATTGAGATTATCAGGGATGTCTCTGATGATTATCAGCAGGTATTTAAACTCCAGGGATTGATTGTCATCAGTTGCGCCACCATCATGGGCATTCTTTTTCTCGTTCTCAGATTTGTGGTGAAACATGGAGAAAAAATTATTGAGCGCAGGGCTGAAGAACGGCTCAAACTGGAAGAAAAACTGCGTCAGGCAGAGCATCTGTCCGCAATCGGTGAAATGACTGCCGGCGTATCACATGAAATTCGCAATCCTTTAGGTATCATAAAAAGCTCTGCGCAATTGATGGAAAAAAAGATGGCTAAACTGGACCCGTCCAGTAGTATTCCGGGAATCATTGTTGAAGAATCCACCCGTTTAGACCGCATCATCACGGATTTTCTTGATTTTGCAAAACCTAAAGTCGCAGACGTAAGACCCTGCAGCCTGGAAGATATTATAGAAAAAAACATCGCTTTTTTATCGTCTTCGGATGAACATAAAAATATTAAAATCATCCGGGAGTACCAGGGCGATCTTCCAAATATGTTGGGTGACCCTGCCATGCTCTATCAGGCCTTTTTAAATATTTTTCTAAATGCATTCCAGGCCATGGACCAGGAGAATGGAAGCATTACCATTGCCACATGGCATGAGCCCGGATTTGTCCATGCAAGCTTTTTAGATACAGGCCCGGGCATTGACGAGGATGTGCTGAAAAAAATCTGGACGCCCTTTTTCACCACCAAAGAAATGGGAACCGGTTTAGGCCTTGGTATCATAAAAAACATCATTCAGGCGCACCAGGGAGAGATCAACATAACCAACGCCGAACCCTGCGGAACCAGGGTGGAGATCCGCCTGCCCGCAGCGCCGCAAAATATCCGGGAGTTATAA
- the pilM gene encoding type IV pilus assembly protein PilM → MVFKKKDHLVGLDIGAALVKVAELKTTKKGSTLHKFGIAQVPEGMIQDGRIVDMEGLAEIIRSLFKSQKIKEKNVALSTGGHSVVIKTISTSKVPDEELHRNIRAEAEQYIPYDINDVNIDYQVLGDSEYSTEQMNVLLVAVRQDLVDEYVELIHMAGLNPVIIDVDTFALQNVYETLPDVNHERITLLLDVGASKTSVNILQNNNSMMMRDMTNGCNQLVSAVSERLDIDREKALQIIMGEVDYSESGQVLGDLYDMIVGNWCSDICEVVHTFESGSGNDKVEAIVISGGGGFIDLLAEKLTKELEVAVSKINPFAGLVSDSKELGELEAYQLLVPIALGLAMRRVDDK, encoded by the coding sequence ATGGTATTCAAAAAAAAAGATCACCTTGTAGGCCTGGACATTGGGGCTGCTCTTGTCAAAGTGGCCGAACTGAAGACGACCAAGAAAGGCAGCACGCTTCATAAATTCGGCATTGCACAGGTCCCCGAAGGCATGATTCAAGACGGACGGATTGTCGATATGGAGGGGTTGGCAGAAATTATTCGCTCTTTGTTTAAGTCACAGAAGATCAAAGAAAAAAATGTGGCGCTGTCCACCGGCGGCCATTCCGTGGTTATCAAGACCATCAGCACATCAAAGGTACCTGATGAGGAATTGCATAGAAATATTCGGGCGGAGGCTGAGCAATACATTCCTTATGATATAAATGATGTTAATATCGATTACCAGGTTCTGGGTGACAGTGAATACTCTACGGAACAGATGAATGTGCTGCTTGTCGCGGTAAGACAGGATTTGGTGGATGAATATGTTGAGCTGATACATATGGCAGGTCTTAACCCCGTTATTATTGATGTGGATACATTTGCCCTTCAAAATGTTTATGAAACCCTTCCTGATGTAAATCATGAGCGTATCACCCTGCTGCTTGATGTGGGGGCTTCCAAAACAAGTGTAAATATACTTCAGAATAACAATTCCATGATGATGCGGGACATGACCAATGGATGTAATCAACTCGTTTCTGCTGTCAGTGAACGGCTTGATATTGACCGGGAAAAAGCGTTGCAGATCATCATGGGCGAGGTCGATTATTCCGAATCCGGACAGGTGTTGGGTGACCTTTATGACATGATTGTCGGCAACTGGTGTTCAGATATCTGCGAGGTGGTTCATACCTTTGAGTCCGGTTCCGGTAACGATAAGGTTGAAGCGATTGTTATCAGCGGCGGGGGCGGTTTCATCGACCTGCTGGCTGAAAAATTGACTAAAGAGCTGGAGGTAGCGGTGTCAAAGATTAATCCCTTTGCCGGACTGGTCAGCGATTCAAAAGAACTTGGCGAACTGGAAGCATACCAGCTTCTGGTCCCCATTGCATTGGGGCTTGCCATGAGACGGGTGGATGACAAATGA
- a CDS encoding PilN domain-containing protein, which yields MIRINLLPFRLARKKENIRRQVSVFFLSLVFIILALGWVFFMLDNELSRTQNEVAQVKAESLKYKKKADKASRIKKNLAILEDKLAIVEALKKRKNEQQILLEQLADRLVETKMWLSSVSADAQTVSLKGIAFDNPTIAAFMRNLENAPMFGAVDLKLSKAKVFHDNIRLKEFEISCTKIVPEQASGETIKDGTSQKRKK from the coding sequence ATGATACGAATCAATCTGTTGCCGTTCAGGCTTGCCAGGAAAAAGGAAAATATCCGTCGCCAGGTATCCGTATTTTTTCTTTCCCTTGTTTTTATTATTCTGGCTTTGGGGTGGGTGTTTTTTATGCTGGACAATGAATTGTCCCGGACACAGAATGAGGTTGCCCAGGTAAAGGCCGAAAGCCTTAAATATAAAAAGAAAGCAGATAAGGCTTCCCGGATCAAGAAAAATCTGGCGATTCTGGAAGATAAACTGGCCATTGTTGAGGCACTGAAAAAAAGAAAGAATGAGCAGCAGATTTTGTTGGAACAGTTGGCGGACAGGCTTGTAGAAACAAAAATGTGGCTGTCAAGTGTTTCCGCAGATGCCCAGACTGTTTCTTTAAAAGGGATTGCCTTTGATAATCCGACGATCGCCGCATTCATGAGAAATCTTGAAAATGCCCCAATGTTTGGAGCCGTAGACTTAAAGTTGTCAAAGGCAAAGGTATTTCACGATAATATTCGGTTAAAAGAATTTGAAATATCCTGCACAAAGATAGTGCCTGAACAGGCATCCGGCGAGACCATTAAGGATGGGACGTCCCAAAAAAGGAAAAAATAA
- a CDS encoding type 4a pilus biogenesis protein PilO, translated as MAGKKKDSTAKKSGKMDALFEKIGELTKVQRLLICLGTLGLIGAGFYFLLLGPKFDALSAAKDDLERQKNLRETYKIQAGTLETLEARMVQVQEKFNIAMTALPDKRELPSLLDEISKAGRDAGLEVQLFAPQSMVKKNFYTEIPFSMTVAGRYHQVAEFFYRVAGLNRVVNISDININRVSGKESTNRNTIQMKCTAVTYMFVEPREDEGAGNNAKKKHKKR; from the coding sequence ATGGCCGGGAAAAAGAAAGACAGCACTGCGAAAAAAAGTGGGAAGATGGACGCCCTGTTTGAAAAAATAGGTGAGTTGACCAAAGTTCAGCGTCTGCTTATCTGTCTGGGCACATTGGGTTTAATTGGTGCCGGATTTTATTTTCTGCTGCTTGGTCCAAAATTTGATGCCCTTTCGGCAGCCAAGGACGATCTGGAAAGGCAGAAAAATCTTAGGGAAACGTACAAGATTCAAGCCGGCACCCTTGAAACGTTGGAAGCCCGGATGGTCCAGGTTCAGGAAAAGTTCAATATTGCCATGACCGCCCTGCCGGATAAAAGAGAACTGCCTTCTTTGCTGGATGAAATATCCAAGGCAGGAAGGGATGCCGGGCTGGAAGTCCAGTTGTTTGCGCCCCAGAGCATGGTAAAGAAAAATTTTTATACAGAAATTCCATTTTCCATGACGGTTGCGGGTCGTTACCACCAGGTGGCTGAATTTTTTTACCGGGTTGCAGGACTCAATCGTGTTGTAAATATATCGGACATCAATATAAATCGGGTTTCCGGAAAAGAGAGCACCAACAGAAATACAATCCAGATGAAATGCACAGCTGTTACCTACATGTTTGTTGAACCCAGGGAAGATGAGGGTGCGGGCAACAACGCCAAGAAGAAACACAAAAAGAGGTAG
- a CDS encoding pilus assembly protein PilP has translation MENLLKICCVAGLGVSLLFVSACNEGQAPAPKQPQVVSKPISKSNAPSTQTSVPVDTGKKQAPASDLKPLEDSEKAGYIGGNIDDAAALQKVGIATFLEKYDSKGRVDPFIPLIDEKKASAVPDSPEDSKPKRTLTPLEKLELSQVKLVAVVEMQGRTIAMVEEAGGKGYEVAIGTYIGTNGGRVTSITRKGIKIEEDVKDFQGKRRKRYEEIKFHKSEDGE, from the coding sequence ATGGAAAACTTACTTAAAATATGTTGTGTGGCCGGTTTGGGAGTCTCATTACTGTTTGTATCAGCCTGTAATGAGGGGCAGGCCCCTGCGCCAAAACAGCCCCAGGTGGTTTCCAAACCCATTTCCAAATCAAATGCGCCGTCAACGCAAACATCTGTTCCCGTGGATACCGGGAAAAAACAGGCACCAGCCTCTGATCTGAAACCATTGGAGGATTCTGAAAAAGCCGGTTATATAGGGGGCAACATTGACGATGCAGCCGCCTTACAAAAAGTCGGTATTGCCACATTCCTGGAAAAATATGACAGCAAGGGCCGGGTGGATCCGTTTATTCCTCTGATTGATGAAAAAAAAGCATCTGCCGTGCCGGATTCACCCGAAGATTCAAAGCCCAAAAGAACATTGACCCCCCTGGAAAAATTGGAGTTAAGCCAGGTTAAGCTGGTGGCGGTTGTGGAAATGCAGGGCAGGACCATTGCCATGGTAGAGGAAGCTGGCGGAAAAGGGTATGAGGTTGCCATTGGTACTTATATCGGCACCAATGGTGGGAGGGTGACGTCCATCACCAGGAAAGGCATTAAAATTGAAGAAGACGTTAAAGATTTTCAAGGAAAACGCCGTAAGCGGTATGAGGAGATTAAATTTCATAAAAGCGAGGATGGGGAATAA
- the pilQ gene encoding type IV pilus secretin PilQ gives MMVNYRSAVRYYVTSLIMSVLLLSLITGCVTQKNAASANTANVQESRTSQEDSASLPGTVDKIWVNPETDAFEVWIQGSSGALDDYTSIKQAFPFAVSVYLPNAGLAPGVSAGPFSDSRVSDIKVGFIGETQTTVKVDILLKANLAYIVEEKSDRLGIILQGRQADFGQGAEVGPVTDAPSQGLKEVAVMSESVPIPGAPALLTHIEFDNNTSGQSDIQILTDHPVRYETIQNRNDSIGLILYNTTVPLRYQRPLMARYFNSAVEQVMPRPNSANPNDTLVDIKIREKVPFQVVQTTKGIHMTFEASTVSAPEFDKAKISLDAGQNSHVATKELDTGQSRAQEKRASLDQDPLLNPSSVRYTGEKIKLDFYETDIKNVFRILKSVAGVNFAIDEDVRGKVTLSLQDPVPWDQILDLVLKMNSLGKKMEGNVIRIATTDTLAKEENERQEAIAARQKSEEQKKALEPLVTEYIPVNYSDAKADIEPHISKLLTPDRGKISVDTRTNMLIITDTQAKIAQANELIYRLDRVTPQIMIEAKVVEVTKEFSRRFGINWNLSNDSDVTSNFVDDYSVSINGANVGVSGDFSFFGLFGSSRSALNAQLEASEEQGDVRIVSSPRILTLDNKKAMIKQGEEISYLERDDSGGSSVAYKNVDLLLEVTPHVTPDNRISMAVRVTKNDVAGTSPDGAPTLATNEAETELLVNNNDTVVIGGVVKATQSQDTDGVPFLAGIPGLGYLFGRKIKTDDRNELLIFLTPSIVQLEQKRHMVQ, from the coding sequence ATGATGGTTAATTATCGATCGGCTGTCAGATATTATGTGACAAGTCTTATCATGTCGGTTCTGCTGCTTTCCTTAATAACAGGGTGCGTAACCCAAAAAAACGCAGCATCGGCAAATACGGCGAATGTTCAGGAAAGCCGGACTTCACAGGAAGATTCTGCGTCTTTGCCTGGAACGGTTGACAAAATATGGGTCAACCCGGAAACCGATGCGTTTGAAGTATGGATTCAGGGTTCCTCCGGGGCGTTGGATGATTATACGTCCATTAAACAGGCTTTCCCTTTTGCCGTGAGCGTCTATCTGCCTAATGCCGGTCTTGCCCCGGGGGTGAGTGCAGGCCCCTTTTCGGACTCTCGTGTCAGCGATATAAAGGTGGGATTTATTGGCGAGACCCAGACAACAGTCAAGGTGGATATCCTGCTTAAAGCGAACCTGGCTTATATTGTGGAGGAGAAATCGGATCGTTTGGGTATCATTCTCCAGGGTAGGCAGGCCGATTTTGGACAGGGGGCTGAGGTCGGCCCTGTTACAGATGCACCCAGCCAGGGTTTAAAAGAGGTTGCGGTGATGTCCGAAAGTGTTCCTATCCCTGGAGCCCCAGCCCTTTTGACCCATATTGAATTTGATAACAATACGAGTGGTCAGTCTGATATTCAGATTCTAACGGATCATCCGGTTCGATATGAAACCATTCAGAATCGCAATGATTCTATTGGTCTGATATTGTATAATACAACCGTACCCCTTCGGTATCAGCGGCCCCTTATGGCTCGGTATTTCAATTCTGCCGTGGAACAGGTCATGCCCCGGCCAAATTCGGCAAACCCTAATGATACACTGGTGGATATCAAGATTCGGGAAAAAGTGCCGTTCCAAGTGGTGCAAACCACCAAAGGTATTCATATGACCTTTGAAGCGTCTACCGTCTCTGCGCCTGAATTTGATAAGGCCAAAATAAGTCTTGACGCTGGTCAAAATTCCCATGTCGCAACTAAAGAACTGGATACGGGGCAGTCAAGGGCTCAGGAAAAGAGGGCTTCCCTGGACCAGGACCCTTTGTTAAATCCTTCTTCGGTCCGGTACACCGGTGAAAAAATCAAACTGGATTTTTATGAAACCGATATTAAAAATGTTTTCAGGATATTAAAAAGTGTAGCCGGCGTGAATTTTGCCATTGACGAGGATGTGCGGGGCAAGGTGACACTGAGCCTTCAGGATCCCGTGCCCTGGGACCAGATTCTCGATCTTGTTTTGAAAATGAACAGCCTTGGTAAAAAAATGGAGGGCAATGTCATCCGTATTGCTACCACGGATACTCTTGCCAAGGAGGAAAACGAACGTCAGGAGGCCATTGCTGCTCGGCAGAAATCCGAAGAACAGAAAAAAGCCCTGGAACCCCTTGTCACCGAATATATCCCTGTCAATTATTCAGATGCAAAGGCGGATATTGAACCCCATATATCCAAGCTCCTGACACCGGATCGGGGTAAGATTTCAGTGGACACCCGTACCAATATGCTGATTATTACCGATACCCAAGCCAAAATTGCCCAGGCCAATGAGTTGATTTACCGTCTGGATAGAGTTACGCCCCAGATCATGATTGAGGCCAAGGTGGTTGAGGTAACCAAGGAGTTTTCCAGACGTTTTGGGATCAACTGGAATCTATCCAATGATTCTGATGTGACATCGAACTTTGTGGATGATTACTCTGTGTCTATTAACGGAGCAAACGTGGGGGTTTCGGGTGATTTTTCATTTTTCGGGCTGTTCGGGTCTTCTCGCAGCGCACTGAATGCCCAGCTTGAAGCGTCCGAGGAGCAGGGAGATGTCAGGATCGTATCCTCCCCAAGAATTTTGACCCTGGACAACAAAAAAGCCATGATCAAGCAGGGTGAGGAAATTTCCTATTTGGAGCGTGATGATTCAGGCGGGTCTAGTGTGGCGTATAAAAACGTTGACCTGTTGCTCGAAGTAACGCCGCATGTAACACCAGACAACAGAATTTCCATGGCCGTGCGGGTGACCAAAAATGACGTTGCCGGCACCAGTCCGGATGGTGCACCGACCCTGGCAACCAATGAAGCGGAGACAGAGCTTCTGGTCAATAATAATGATACGGTTGTTATCGGCGGTGTGGTCAAGGCGACCCAGAGCCAGGACACCGATGGTGTGCCTTTTCTGGCAGGCATTCCGGGGTTAGGCTATCTTTTTGGTCGAAAAATCAAGACAGATGATCGAAATGAATTGCTTATTTTTTTGACGCCTTCTATTGTTCAGCTTGAGCAGAAAAGGCATATGGTGCAATAG